In Arthrobacter sp. StoSoilB5, one genomic interval encodes:
- a CDS encoding CbiX/SirB N-terminal domain-containing protein: MDGFFLPATLSRCWLNVTLAPMNSPVLIACAHGTRNAEGQAAIRHVMAEIEALRPGLQVLEAYVDVQEPELSGVVEGLPEGTAAVVVPLLLSTGFHIKVDVPKAIKSRPEVVAARPLGPDPRLAELLAAQLRAAGLTEHDGVLLAAAGSSLPDGSVDSEEQARQLAELLPNKVRVAYGASAKPTVPDGVASLRAELAEDGGTGRVFVSSYLLATGYFHDQLAKAGADIVTAPLLPSPVLAEIALERYDAVLARAS, encoded by the coding sequence GTGGACGGGTTCTTTCTGCCTGCGACTCTCAGTAGGTGCTGGCTCAACGTTACGCTAGCTCCCATGAACAGCCCCGTTTTGATCGCCTGCGCCCACGGAACCCGCAACGCCGAAGGCCAGGCCGCCATCCGCCACGTCATGGCCGAAATTGAGGCCCTCCGCCCGGGTCTGCAGGTCCTTGAGGCGTACGTGGACGTGCAGGAACCCGAGTTGTCCGGGGTAGTGGAGGGCCTGCCTGAGGGGACTGCCGCCGTCGTTGTACCGCTTTTGCTCAGCACAGGCTTCCACATCAAGGTGGACGTGCCCAAGGCCATCAAGAGCCGGCCGGAGGTAGTAGCCGCGAGGCCGCTGGGCCCGGATCCGCGACTGGCTGAGCTGCTCGCCGCGCAGCTGCGCGCCGCTGGCCTGACCGAGCACGACGGCGTGCTGCTGGCTGCCGCCGGATCGTCGCTTCCGGACGGGTCGGTGGACTCGGAGGAGCAGGCGCGGCAACTCGCTGAGCTGCTGCCGAACAAGGTTCGGGTCGCCTACGGTGCCAGCGCGAAGCCAACAGTGCCCGACGGCGTCGCCTCCTTGCGTGCCGAACTTGCCGAAGACGGTGGAACAGGCAGGGTCTTCGTGTCCTCGTACCTGCTGGCAACCGGCTACTTCCACGACCAACTGGCCAAGGCCGGAGCGGATATTGTTACGGCTCCACTGTTGCCGTCGCCGGTTCTCGCAGAGATAGCGCTGGAGCGTTACGACGCAGTGCTGGCAAGGGCGTCCTAA
- a CDS encoding amino acid ABC transporter permease — protein MAMTARQRAKVSLYVQAGIFVVAVAAVILAVDWKTVGNSVFNFAKIGPMFPDIFLIGLKNTLIYTALAFVVGLSGGLLLALMKLSSFPLYRWLATGYIEFFRGVPALLVFIAFGYGVPLAFGVQWDVNIVVMVSLGMVASAYIAETLRAGLQAVPKGQMEAARSLGMPHWRAMVSIVIPQAFKIVLPPLTNEIILLTKDSSLIYVLGLTASQYELTKFGRDGISSLGAGLTPLLVAGAFYLVITIPLSLLARKFESRSARTKR, from the coding sequence ATGGCAATGACTGCACGTCAACGAGCCAAAGTCAGTCTGTACGTCCAGGCCGGGATCTTCGTTGTGGCCGTGGCCGCAGTGATCCTCGCCGTGGATTGGAAGACCGTTGGAAACAGCGTCTTCAACTTCGCCAAAATCGGCCCGATGTTCCCGGATATCTTCCTGATCGGCCTCAAGAACACCCTCATCTACACGGCACTTGCCTTCGTTGTGGGCCTCTCCGGCGGCCTGCTGCTCGCCCTGATGAAGCTCTCCTCTTTCCCGCTGTACCGCTGGCTCGCTACCGGTTACATCGAGTTCTTCCGCGGCGTTCCTGCCCTGCTGGTGTTCATCGCCTTTGGCTACGGCGTGCCCCTCGCATTTGGCGTTCAGTGGGACGTCAACATTGTGGTCATGGTCTCCCTCGGTATGGTGGCCTCCGCATACATCGCCGAAACCCTGCGCGCCGGACTCCAGGCCGTTCCCAAGGGACAGATGGAAGCCGCGCGCTCACTCGGCATGCCGCACTGGCGCGCGATGGTCTCCATCGTCATTCCCCAGGCGTTCAAAATCGTCCTGCCGCCGTTGACCAACGAGATCATCCTGCTCACCAAGGACTCCTCGCTGATCTACGTCCTTGGCCTCACCGCGTCCCAGTATGAGCTGACCAAGTTCGGCCGCGACGGTATCTCCAGCCTCGGCGCCGGGCTGACCCCGTTGCTCGTGGCGGGTGCCTTCTACCTGGTCATCACCATCCCCTTGAGCCTCCTGGCACGGAAGTTCGAAAGCCGCTCCGCGCGGACGAAGCGATAG
- a CDS encoding phosphoadenylyl-sulfate reductase, with product MTVATKRSHEELKALAEAGAAELGWNAPARDVIAWVARNFELPAVTVACSMADAVLPALVADQLPGVDVLFLETGYHFKETYETRDEVAANLRVNVVDVLPENTVEQQDRLLGKDLFARDPAQCCALRKVEPLRRSLAGYEVWFTGVRRDEGPTRTNTPVITWDEGFGLVKVNPMVDWTFDQLVEYSEDNILPVNPLLSQGYPSIGCQPCTRKVAPGEDPRAGRWAGSDKTECGLHT from the coding sequence GTGACCGTTGCTACTAAGCGCTCCCACGAAGAACTCAAGGCTCTGGCCGAGGCCGGAGCTGCCGAGCTCGGTTGGAATGCCCCCGCCCGCGATGTCATCGCCTGGGTGGCCCGGAACTTCGAACTGCCTGCAGTGACGGTCGCCTGCTCCATGGCCGACGCCGTACTGCCGGCTTTGGTCGCGGACCAGCTTCCCGGCGTCGACGTTTTGTTCCTGGAGACCGGCTACCACTTCAAGGAAACGTACGAGACCCGCGACGAAGTCGCGGCGAACCTGCGCGTCAACGTGGTGGACGTCCTTCCGGAGAACACGGTGGAACAGCAGGACCGCCTGCTGGGCAAGGACCTGTTCGCCCGCGACCCCGCCCAGTGCTGCGCGCTGCGCAAGGTGGAGCCGCTGCGCCGCTCGCTGGCTGGCTACGAAGTGTGGTTCACCGGAGTCCGACGCGACGAAGGCCCCACCCGCACCAATACGCCGGTGATCACCTGGGACGAGGGCTTCGGCCTGGTCAAGGTGAACCCGATGGTCGACTGGACTTTCGACCAGCTGGTCGAGTACTCCGAGGACAACATCCTTCCCGTCAACCCCCTCCTGAGCCAGGGCTACCCGTCCATCGGCTGCCAGCCCTGCACCCGCAAAGTGGCCCCGGGTGAAGATCCCCGTGCCGGCCGCTGGGCTGGATCCGACAAGACAGAATGCGGACTACACACATGA
- a CDS encoding nitrite/sulfite reductase, whose amino-acid sequence MTDTAVAGAPSDAAVPSRPARTRPAAKPHGQWKVDGTAPLNANETWKQEDNGLNVRERIESVYSKEGFDSIDGTDLHGRFRWWGLYTQRKPGIDGGKTATLEPHELEDKYFMLRVRIDGGALTTEQLRVIGQISVDFARGSADLTDRQNIQLHWIRVEDVPEIWRRLESIGLSTTEACGDVPRVILGSPVAGIAKDEIIDPTPLIHELAERFIGDPELANLPRKYKTAITGHPSQDVVHEINDFALVGVVHPELGAGYDLWVGGGLSTNPRLAERLGVFVSADVAAEVWLGVTSIFRDYGYRRMRTKARLKFLMNDWGPAKFRQILEDEYLGFKLPDGPAAPKPTAPGDHIGVHEQKDGKFFIGVTPTVGRTSGEALVKLADTLEQHGTYRLRTTPHQKLVILDVAKEQVEPLIAELDTLGLSARPSVFRRGTIACTGIEFCKLAIVETKVTAATAIAELERRLADLVETKQLPQALSLHINGCPNSCARIQTADIGLKGMMLPTPDGDPTPGFQVHLGGGLANNEREEAGLGRTVRGLKVTVEELPDYVERVVRKFVAVGAEGQTFAEWAHSADEGDLQ is encoded by the coding sequence ATGACAGATACAGCTGTAGCCGGTGCGCCCTCGGACGCCGCAGTCCCCTCGCGCCCAGCACGCACCCGCCCTGCCGCCAAGCCCCACGGTCAGTGGAAGGTTGATGGCACTGCGCCACTCAACGCCAACGAAACCTGGAAGCAGGAAGACAACGGACTGAACGTCCGTGAGCGGATCGAGTCTGTCTACTCCAAAGAGGGCTTCGACTCGATCGACGGTACGGACCTCCATGGCCGTTTCCGCTGGTGGGGCCTCTACACCCAGCGCAAGCCCGGGATCGACGGCGGCAAGACCGCCACGCTTGAGCCGCACGAGCTCGAAGACAAGTACTTCATGCTGCGCGTGCGCATCGATGGCGGTGCGCTGACCACCGAGCAGCTGCGCGTCATCGGCCAGATCTCCGTGGACTTCGCCCGCGGCTCGGCCGACCTCACGGACCGCCAGAACATCCAGCTGCACTGGATCCGCGTGGAGGACGTGCCGGAAATCTGGCGCCGCCTCGAATCCATCGGCCTGTCCACCACCGAGGCCTGCGGCGACGTTCCCCGCGTCATCCTCGGCTCCCCGGTCGCCGGCATCGCCAAGGACGAGATCATCGACCCCACGCCGCTCATCCACGAGCTCGCCGAGCGTTTCATCGGCGACCCGGAGCTGGCCAACCTGCCTCGTAAGTACAAGACCGCCATCACGGGCCACCCGTCCCAGGACGTGGTGCACGAGATCAACGACTTCGCCCTGGTGGGTGTTGTCCACCCCGAGCTCGGTGCCGGTTACGACCTCTGGGTTGGCGGCGGTTTGTCCACCAACCCGCGCCTTGCCGAGCGCCTCGGTGTGTTCGTCTCGGCCGACGTCGCCGCTGAAGTATGGCTGGGCGTCACCAGCATCTTCCGCGACTACGGCTACCGTCGCATGCGCACCAAGGCCCGCCTGAAGTTCCTCATGAACGACTGGGGTCCGGCCAAGTTCCGCCAGATCCTGGAAGACGAATACCTCGGCTTCAAGCTGCCGGACGGCCCCGCCGCTCCCAAGCCCACGGCTCCCGGAGACCACATCGGTGTCCACGAGCAGAAGGACGGCAAGTTCTTCATCGGCGTGACCCCCACTGTGGGCCGCACGTCCGGAGAGGCGCTGGTCAAGCTCGCCGACACGCTGGAACAGCACGGCACCTACCGCCTGCGCACTACTCCTCACCAGAAGCTCGTCATCTTGGACGTTGCCAAGGAGCAGGTGGAGCCGCTCATCGCTGAACTGGACACCCTGGGCCTTTCCGCCCGCCCGTCCGTGTTCCGCCGCGGCACCATCGCCTGCACGGGCATCGAGTTCTGCAAGCTCGCCATCGTGGAAACCAAGGTCACCGCGGCCACGGCGATCGCCGAGCTGGAACGCCGCCTGGCTGACCTCGTGGAGACCAAGCAGCTGCCGCAGGCACTGTCCCTCCACATCAACGGCTGCCCCAATTCCTGCGCCCGCATCCAGACCGCGGACATCGGCCTTAAGGGCATGATGCTGCCAACGCCCGACGGCGACCCCACCCCGGGTTTCCAGGTCCACCTTGGCGGCGGGCTGGCTAACAACGAGCGTGAGGAAGCCGGTTTGGGACGCACCGTCCGCGGCCTCAAGGTCACGGTCGAAGAATTGCCCGATTACGTGGAGCGTGTGGTCCGTAAGTTCGTCGCTGTTGGCGCCGAGGGCCAGACTTTCGCAGAGTGGGCACACTCCGCCGATGAAGGAGACCTCCAGTGA
- a CDS encoding isochorismate synthase: MTSTLRTLTVPLDVESSSGGLPSFLVRDDVLCWSRREAGLVGYGELTRFSASGPERFLEADIWWRHLILEAEITDHVEIPGTGPVAFGSFAFSKMSPHVSRLIVPEMVVGIRDGRAWATQLTFDDAQLTEAGVLAALDRWLSGGEPNGEDSAAGGSDVGLSPDALSPDGAYLSRGSLSETDWMQAVSNGVAEIRAGKLEKLVLARDVVANLPAGVNAAEVLRQLAARYRECWTYGVDGLVGATPEMLIQVEGRTAQARVLAGTLDRRDAEGVDGSPMAYAERVLAGSEKQRHEHEIAIDSLTRQLAPFSEAMNSHSEPFILELPNVWHLASDVKAELADIEGHVPTCLALINALHPTAAVCGTPTLVAGALIRKLEHLDRGPYAGPVGWLDAAGNGEWGIALRGAVIEDANTVRLYAGCGIVEGSQPEAELAETWAKFRPMLEALGIQR, from the coding sequence ATGACGAGCACGCTCCGTACCTTGACAGTCCCCCTCGATGTCGAATCATCCTCCGGGGGGCTGCCGTCGTTTCTGGTCCGGGACGACGTCCTCTGCTGGTCACGCCGCGAAGCCGGTCTGGTGGGGTACGGCGAGCTGACCCGGTTCAGCGCCTCGGGCCCTGAACGCTTCCTTGAAGCCGATATCTGGTGGCGGCACCTCATCCTTGAAGCCGAAATCACTGACCACGTGGAGATTCCGGGCACTGGCCCGGTGGCGTTCGGCTCGTTCGCTTTTTCCAAGATGTCCCCGCACGTTTCCCGGCTGATTGTCCCTGAAATGGTGGTTGGCATCCGCGATGGCCGCGCCTGGGCAACCCAACTAACGTTCGACGACGCCCAGCTCACCGAGGCGGGTGTCCTCGCCGCCCTGGACCGCTGGCTCAGTGGTGGCGAGCCGAACGGTGAGGATTCGGCGGCAGGCGGATCCGACGTCGGGCTGTCACCTGATGCTTTGTCGCCCGACGGTGCGTACCTCAGCCGCGGCTCCTTGAGCGAAACGGATTGGATGCAGGCCGTCTCCAACGGCGTGGCGGAAATCCGCGCCGGCAAGCTGGAGAAGCTTGTGTTGGCGCGCGACGTCGTAGCCAACCTTCCTGCGGGCGTGAACGCCGCGGAGGTGCTTCGCCAACTCGCTGCAAGGTACCGGGAATGCTGGACCTACGGTGTTGACGGCCTGGTGGGCGCGACGCCGGAAATGCTGATTCAGGTAGAGGGCCGCACAGCTCAGGCCCGCGTGCTGGCAGGAACGTTGGATCGCCGCGACGCCGAAGGCGTTGACGGATCCCCCATGGCATACGCAGAGCGGGTTCTGGCCGGATCCGAAAAGCAGCGCCACGAGCACGAGATCGCTATTGATTCGCTGACACGCCAGCTGGCGCCGTTTTCCGAGGCGATGAACTCCCATAGTGAGCCCTTCATTCTTGAACTGCCCAACGTGTGGCATTTGGCCTCGGACGTCAAGGCTGAGCTTGCTGATATCGAAGGTCACGTGCCCACATGTTTGGCCTTGATCAACGCGTTGCATCCCACTGCGGCCGTCTGCGGAACACCCACCTTGGTGGCAGGAGCGCTCATCCGGAAACTCGAGCATCTGGACCGCGGACCGTACGCCGGGCCGGTGGGTTGGTTGGACGCCGCAGGCAATGGCGAGTGGGGCATTGCCCTGCGCGGCGCGGTCATAGAGGACGCCAATACAGTGCGCCTTTACGCGGGCTGCGGGATCGTGGAAGGTTCCCAGCCGGAGGCTGAACTCGCTGAGACATGGGCGAAATTCCGGCCAATGCTTGAGGCGCTGGGCATCCAGCGCTGA
- a CDS encoding trimeric intracellular cation channel family protein has product MISIDIVLLWLDLVGVFFFAVSGSLLAARKQFDIVGSVLLASIVSLGGGAIRDVVINAGPPVAFTNPVYLVPPLLAALLVYFLFSSVQRFTSLLTLFDAGGLALFCITGTLKALTAGMNPVAAILLGVTTAVGGGLLRDITANEIPTLFDARDIYALPAFVGAGLTTLLWHLGLFSGLTACLVAGIVFAFRVTAWRRSWYVPLAVRGWQRGGTGAGAISGARD; this is encoded by the coding sequence TTGATTTCCATCGACATTGTCCTTCTGTGGCTTGACCTGGTCGGCGTGTTCTTCTTCGCGGTCTCGGGTTCGCTGCTGGCAGCCCGCAAACAATTCGACATCGTGGGTTCAGTTCTCCTCGCCTCCATTGTGTCGCTGGGTGGCGGCGCGATCCGCGACGTCGTCATCAACGCCGGACCTCCCGTGGCCTTCACAAACCCGGTCTACCTGGTTCCGCCACTGCTGGCTGCGCTGCTGGTCTACTTCCTCTTCTCCTCCGTGCAGCGCTTCACATCCCTACTAACACTGTTCGACGCCGGCGGGCTGGCACTGTTCTGCATCACCGGGACTTTGAAGGCGCTCACCGCGGGGATGAACCCCGTTGCTGCGATCCTGTTGGGCGTCACCACGGCAGTAGGCGGCGGACTGTTGCGCGACATCACCGCCAACGAGATTCCTACTCTTTTTGATGCCCGCGACATTTACGCCTTACCGGCTTTTGTGGGGGCCGGTTTGACCACATTGCTCTGGCACCTTGGCCTGTTCAGCGGACTCACCGCATGCTTGGTAGCCGGCATTGTTTTTGCTTTCCGCGTCACAGCCTGGAGGCGGAGTTGGTACGTGCCGTTGGCCGTGCGTGGTTGGCAGCGCGGAGGCACCGGGGCGGGCGCAATTTCGGGTGCCCGCGATTAG
- a CDS encoding demethylmenaquinone methyltransferase has product MNRASLEKRPDEVATMFDDVAPKYDVVNDVLSMGQTRRWRRIVVDAMDVRVGQRVLDLAAGTGTSSEPYADAGVDVVACDFSLGMLKVGKRRRPDIDFIAGDATNLPFADNSFDASTISFGLRNVVEPRKALEEMLRVTKPGGRLVIAEFSQPVVPLWRNLYTEYLMRALPAIATKVSSNPDAYVYLAESIRAWPDQDHLAQWLSEAGWTDITYRNLSGGIVAVHRAQKPAEHRESVPVAKLRRQIKPRRSGSQPS; this is encoded by the coding sequence GTGAACCGAGCATCCTTGGAAAAGCGTCCGGACGAAGTTGCGACGATGTTTGACGATGTCGCCCCCAAATACGACGTCGTGAATGACGTCCTCTCCATGGGGCAGACGCGGCGGTGGCGCCGGATCGTGGTTGATGCCATGGATGTCAGGGTGGGCCAGCGGGTCCTGGACCTCGCCGCTGGAACGGGCACTTCCAGCGAACCCTATGCCGACGCCGGCGTGGACGTTGTGGCTTGCGACTTCTCCCTGGGCATGCTCAAGGTGGGCAAGCGCCGCCGCCCGGACATCGACTTCATTGCAGGCGACGCCACCAACCTGCCCTTCGCGGACAACAGCTTTGACGCGTCCACCATTTCCTTCGGCCTGCGGAACGTCGTGGAACCGCGCAAGGCGCTCGAGGAAATGCTCCGCGTCACCAAGCCCGGCGGCCGGCTCGTCATCGCCGAGTTCTCGCAGCCCGTAGTTCCCCTGTGGCGCAACCTTTACACCGAGTACCTGATGCGTGCCCTCCCGGCCATCGCCACCAAGGTCTCCTCCAACCCGGACGCCTACGTCTACCTGGCAGAGTCGATCCGTGCCTGGCCGGATCAGGACCACCTGGCCCAGTGGCTTAGCGAGGCTGGCTGGACGGACATCACCTACCGCAACCTCAGCGGCGGTATCGTAGCGGTGCACCGCGCGCAGAAGCCCGCCGAACACCGCGAAAGCGTTCCCGTCGCCAAGCTGCGCCGCCAGATCAAACCGCGACGGTCCGGCAGCCAGCCCAGCTGA
- a CDS encoding ABC transporter substrate-binding protein, with protein MQISRSVLSGTKMAAVLAAGVLALTACGGSSTPAASSESGPKLINAGKLTVCSDVPYEPFEFQKDGKIVGFDMDIANEVAKDLKAELNVVDSSFEAIETGTALTGCDVSISSISITDVRKNVMDFSNPYMDDDLTLVATSSSGINNLDGAKGKKVGVQQATTGAQYAKDKGIDAQQFEDSGLLVQALKAGTIDAAVGNQSVLGYAIMGDSKLKRVEDYATGEKLGISIKKGNTAMADAVNATLKRITDDGTLKKFQTTWFGEATKK; from the coding sequence ATGCAGATCTCCCGTTCGGTTCTGTCCGGCACCAAGATGGCCGCCGTGCTCGCAGCAGGCGTCCTGGCCCTGACCGCTTGCGGTGGCTCCTCCACCCCGGCAGCCTCGAGTGAATCGGGCCCCAAGCTCATCAACGCCGGCAAACTCACGGTGTGCTCCGATGTCCCTTACGAGCCCTTCGAATTCCAGAAGGACGGCAAGATCGTCGGCTTCGACATGGACATTGCCAATGAAGTGGCCAAGGACCTTAAGGCCGAACTCAACGTAGTGGACAGCTCCTTCGAAGCAATCGAGACCGGCACGGCACTGACTGGTTGCGACGTCTCCATCTCCTCAATCTCCATCACCGACGTCCGCAAGAACGTCATGGACTTCTCCAACCCCTACATGGACGACGACCTGACCCTCGTCGCTACCTCATCGTCGGGCATCAACAACCTCGACGGCGCCAAGGGCAAGAAGGTGGGCGTCCAGCAGGCCACCACCGGCGCCCAGTACGCAAAGGACAAGGGAATCGACGCCCAGCAGTTCGAAGACTCCGGTCTCCTGGTCCAAGCCCTCAAGGCAGGCACCATCGACGCCGCAGTGGGCAACCAGTCGGTTCTGGGCTACGCCATCATGGGCGATTCCAAGCTCAAGCGCGTTGAAGACTACGCAACAGGCGAGAAGCTGGGCATCTCCATCAAGAAGGGCAACACGGCCATGGCTGATGCCGTCAACGCCACTCTGAAGCGCATCACCGATGACGGCACCCTGAAGAAATTCCAGACGACCTGGTTCGGCGAAGCCACCAAGAAGTAG
- a CDS encoding geranylgeranyl reductase family protein yields MKVLIVGAGPAGSTAAYYLAQAGIDVTVLEKTSFPREKVCGDGLTPRAVREIQKLGLPHAESEGWRRNKGLRLIAGGRTIELPWPEVSDFPTYGLIRTRLGFDEELARHAQAAGAVVLERHSVTSALTADDGRVIGARVSILDESGRKTGETRDFHADVVLAADGNSTRTAVSLGMHKRDDRPLGVAVRTYFTSPRHEDDWMEGWLELPGKSGKPLPGYGWVFGVGDGTSNVGLGILNSSKEFGKLDYKQVLREWTAGMPADWGFTPENQVGEIRGAALPMGFNRTPHYSPGLLLLGDAGGMVSPFNGEGISYAMESARFAAEFIVDCAARSASAGWTADDADAHLSRYADHVRDQWGSHFTLGRMFASLIGKPAVMKLALRTGMPIPVLMRFVVRMLANLTDPSAKGFEDRVIRVLEMLVPATSNVSSVRPFKPADSDTAVSATTS; encoded by the coding sequence GTGAAAGTACTGATAGTTGGCGCGGGGCCCGCCGGGTCCACCGCTGCGTATTACCTCGCCCAGGCCGGCATTGACGTCACGGTGCTGGAAAAGACGAGCTTCCCGCGTGAAAAAGTTTGCGGCGATGGCCTGACCCCTCGGGCGGTTCGGGAAATCCAGAAGCTTGGGTTGCCGCACGCCGAATCAGAGGGCTGGCGCCGTAATAAAGGTCTCCGCCTGATCGCCGGTGGCCGTACCATCGAGCTGCCGTGGCCTGAGGTTTCAGACTTTCCCACGTACGGACTGATTCGGACGCGTCTGGGCTTCGACGAAGAGTTGGCCCGTCACGCGCAGGCCGCGGGCGCCGTCGTGCTTGAACGCCACAGCGTCACTTCCGCCCTGACAGCTGACGACGGGCGCGTCATCGGCGCACGGGTGTCCATCCTTGACGAGTCCGGACGCAAGACCGGCGAAACGCGCGACTTCCATGCCGACGTCGTACTCGCCGCGGACGGCAACTCCACGCGAACCGCCGTGTCGCTGGGCATGCACAAACGTGACGACCGTCCGCTGGGCGTCGCCGTACGCACGTACTTCACTTCTCCCCGGCACGAAGACGACTGGATGGAAGGCTGGCTGGAGCTCCCCGGCAAGTCCGGCAAGCCGTTGCCCGGTTACGGCTGGGTGTTCGGCGTGGGCGACGGAACGTCCAACGTTGGCCTCGGGATCCTGAACTCTTCAAAGGAATTCGGCAAGCTGGACTACAAGCAGGTCCTTCGCGAATGGACCGCCGGCATGCCCGCTGACTGGGGCTTCACCCCCGAAAACCAAGTGGGGGAGATCCGCGGCGCCGCACTGCCCATGGGCTTCAACCGCACGCCGCACTACTCGCCAGGGCTGCTCCTGCTGGGCGACGCCGGCGGCATGGTTTCCCCGTTCAACGGCGAGGGCATCTCCTACGCCATGGAGTCGGCCCGGTTCGCGGCCGAGTTTATTGTCGATTGTGCCGCCCGGTCCGCTTCTGCCGGATGGACCGCCGACGACGCCGACGCCCACCTTTCGCGGTACGCGGACCATGTGCGGGACCAATGGGGATCGCACTTCACCTTGGGCCGCATGTTTGCTTCCTTGATCGGGAAGCCCGCCGTCATGAAGCTTGCATTGCGCACGGGCATGCCCATTCCGGTGCTCATGCGCTTCGTGGTGCGTATGCTTGCCAACCTCACGGATCCGTCCGCGAAGGGCTTCGAAGACCGCGTGATCCGCGTCCTTGAGATGCTCGTCCCGGCCACGTCCAACGTTTCCTCTGTCCGTCCTTTTAAGCCGGCAGACTCCGACACCGCGGTTTCCGCAACAACTAGTTAG
- a CDS encoding DUF559 domain-containing protein codes for MINECLIVELDGRTHLEGKQVRKDQYRNNAGVRGGLLTLHYYYVDVVHHPQRMVEEVLTVLLNREVGRYAPARYAPGWVPPS; via the coding sequence TTGATCAATGAATGCCTGATTGTTGAACTCGACGGCAGAACCCACTTGGAAGGCAAGCAGGTAAGGAAAGACCAGTATCGGAACAATGCCGGTGTCCGGGGAGGCCTGCTGACGCTGCACTACTACTACGTGGATGTGGTGCATCACCCCCAGCGAATGGTTGAGGAGGTGTTGACTGTCCTTCTGAACAGGGAAGTCGGCCGGTATGCACCGGCGCGCTACGCACCCGGGTGGGTACCGCCGTCGTGA
- a CDS encoding polyprenyl synthetase family protein, with protein MTNSAEHSWTHAGHGLPDTVEPAPNTTAIATGLQLPAGFAAIAGDAELGPAITTNLARVEKKLREAISNSDPLADATSRHLVEAGGKRIRPLLTLLCAHLGDASRPEVVQAAVVVELTHLATLYHDDVMDSAPFRRGAPTAHEVWGNSVAILTGDLIFARASILVSELGSRALGIQARTFERLCLGQLHETVGPREDEDAVEHYLSVIADKTGSLVAASGQLGAIFAGADEAFEDVLVEYGEKVGVAFQLADDVIDVTGVKVKSGKSPGTDLREGVPTLPVLLLRRDAAAGDSSAAALLELVDGDLSSDAALAEAVAGLREHPVTTESWKIARQWSSEAIAALAPLPEGVVKTSLTNFAHAVVDRSS; from the coding sequence GTGACGAACTCTGCCGAACACAGCTGGACGCATGCCGGGCACGGCCTGCCGGACACTGTTGAGCCTGCTCCCAACACCACCGCGATCGCAACGGGACTCCAGCTGCCCGCCGGATTTGCCGCCATCGCCGGCGACGCCGAACTCGGCCCAGCCATCACCACAAACCTCGCCCGCGTGGAGAAAAAGCTTCGCGAAGCCATCTCCAACTCGGATCCCCTGGCTGACGCGACGTCGCGCCACCTGGTGGAAGCCGGCGGCAAGCGCATCCGTCCGCTGCTGACTTTGCTGTGCGCACACCTTGGAGATGCATCCCGTCCCGAGGTGGTCCAGGCGGCTGTCGTGGTTGAACTGACGCACCTCGCCACCCTGTACCACGACGACGTCATGGACTCCGCCCCCTTCCGCCGCGGCGCCCCGACAGCTCACGAGGTCTGGGGCAACTCCGTGGCAATCCTCACAGGCGACCTCATCTTTGCCCGCGCCTCCATTCTCGTCTCCGAACTCGGTTCCCGCGCCCTCGGCATCCAGGCCCGCACCTTCGAACGCCTGTGCCTTGGCCAGCTCCACGAAACCGTGGGCCCGCGTGAGGACGAAGACGCGGTTGAGCACTACCTGTCCGTCATCGCCGACAAGACTGGCTCCCTGGTTGCAGCCTCCGGCCAACTTGGCGCGATCTTTGCCGGTGCCGACGAAGCGTTCGAGGACGTCTTGGTTGAGTACGGCGAGAAGGTGGGCGTGGCCTTCCAGCTTGCCGACGACGTCATCGATGTCACCGGTGTAAAGGTCAAGTCCGGCAAGTCCCCGGGCACCGATCTGCGCGAAGGCGTGCCCACTTTGCCCGTGCTCCTCCTGCGCCGGGACGCTGCAGCGGGGGATTCCTCCGCGGCCGCCCTGCTGGAGTTGGTGGACGGTGACTTGTCTTCGGATGCCGCTCTCGCCGAGGCTGTGGCTGGCCTGCGGGAGCACCCGGTGACCACTGAATCCTGGAAGATCGCCCGCCAGTGGTCTTCGGAGGCAATTGCAGCCCTTGCGCCACTGCCCGAGGGCGTAGTGAAGACGTCGCTTACTAACTTCGCTCACGCTGTGGTGGACCGGAGCAGCTAA